One window of Streptomyces sp. SUK 48 genomic DNA carries:
- a CDS encoding NCS2 family permease, with protein MTHPSVEPRTMAEDAGDGSRVPAGRSWLDRYFHISRRGSTVAREVRGGVTTFMAMAYILLLNPLILSGKDVQGDTLGQKALITATAFAAALTTLLMGFVGKVPLALAAGLSVSGVLSAQVVPNMTWPQAMGMCVVYGVVIMLLVVTGLREMIMNAIPLALKHGITMGIGLFIALIGFYKSGFVHQGKGAPLSLGPVGQLTGWPVLLFAGTLLLIFMLQARNVPGAILIGIVSGTVVAAVLNGLGVIDPRQWASGAPELHGGAVSMPDFSLFGHIGFGGWDKVGGMTIAVIVFTLVLAGFFDAMATIIGVGTEAGLADDKGRMPGLSKALFIDGAGGAIGGLSGGSGQTVFIESATGVGEGARTGLASAVTGLLFAACLFFTPVTAIVPQEVASAALVVIGAMMLMNARHVDWGDRATAIPVFLTVVLMPFTYTITTGVAAGVISYTAIKVAQGRAREIGAFMWGLTAIFLVYFALHPVEGWLGVH; from the coding sequence ATGACCCATCCATCAGTGGAGCCCAGGACCATGGCCGAGGACGCCGGCGACGGCAGCCGCGTCCCGGCCGGCCGGTCCTGGCTCGACCGGTACTTCCACATATCCCGGAGAGGATCCACGGTCGCGCGTGAGGTCCGCGGCGGGGTCACCACCTTCATGGCGATGGCCTACATCCTCCTCCTCAACCCCCTGATCCTGTCCGGCAAGGACGTCCAGGGCGACACGCTCGGCCAGAAGGCCCTGATCACCGCGACCGCGTTCGCCGCGGCCCTCACCACCCTGCTGATGGGCTTCGTCGGCAAGGTGCCCCTCGCGCTCGCCGCCGGCCTCTCGGTCTCCGGCGTCCTGTCCGCGCAGGTCGTGCCCAACATGACCTGGCCGCAGGCGATGGGCATGTGCGTGGTGTACGGCGTCGTCATCATGCTGCTGGTCGTCACCGGCCTGCGCGAGATGATCATGAACGCGATCCCGCTCGCGCTCAAGCACGGCATCACCATGGGCATCGGCCTGTTCATCGCCCTCATCGGCTTCTACAAGTCCGGCTTCGTGCACCAGGGCAAGGGCGCCCCGCTGAGCCTCGGCCCGGTGGGACAGCTCACCGGCTGGCCGGTGCTGCTCTTCGCCGGCACCCTGCTGCTGATCTTCATGCTCCAGGCCCGCAACGTCCCCGGCGCCATCCTCATCGGCATCGTCTCCGGCACGGTCGTCGCCGCCGTCCTCAACGGGCTCGGCGTCATCGACCCCCGCCAGTGGGCGTCCGGCGCCCCCGAACTGCACGGCGGCGCCGTCTCGATGCCGGACTTCTCGCTCTTCGGGCACATCGGCTTCGGCGGCTGGGACAAGGTCGGCGGGATGACCATCGCGGTGATCGTCTTCACCCTGGTGCTCGCCGGGTTCTTCGACGCGATGGCCACCATCATCGGCGTCGGCACGGAGGCCGGGCTCGCCGACGACAAGGGGCGGATGCCGGGGCTGTCCAAGGCGCTGTTCATCGACGGCGCGGGCGGTGCGATCGGCGGCCTGAGCGGCGGCTCCGGCCAGACGGTCTTCATCGAGTCGGCGACCGGCGTCGGCGAGGGCGCCCGCACCGGGCTCGCGTCCGCGGTGACCGGACTGCTCTTCGCGGCCTGTCTGTTCTTCACCCCGGTGACCGCGATCGTCCCGCAGGAGGTGGCCTCCGCGGCGCTGGTCGTCATCGGCGCGATGATGCTGATGAACGCGCGGCACGTGGACTGGGGCGACCGGGCCACCGCGATCCCGGTCTTCCTGACCGTCGTCCTGATGCCCTTCACGTACACGATCACCACCGGCGTCGCCGCCGGTGTCATCTCCTACACGGCCATCAAGGTGGCGCAGGGCAGGGCGCGCGAGATCGGCGCGTTCATGTGGGGGCTGACGGCCATCTTCCTCGTGTACTTCGCGCTGCACCCCGTCGAGGGCTGGCTCGGCGTCCACTAG
- a CDS encoding XdhC/CoxI family protein, translating to MLDLAEELNRWARQGRDFAVATVVAVGGSAPRQPGAALAVDADGTAIGSVSGGCVEGAVYELCRQALKDGDTVLERFGYSDEDAFAIGLTCGGVIDILVVPVRADDPARPVLTVALATAARGEAAALARIVEGPAGLPGRALLVRPDGSYDGGYGAHPELDRTVAAEARALLDAGRTGTLEIGAQGSRCGAPVTVLVESSVPPPRMIVFGAIDFASALVRVGKFLGYHVTVCDARPVFATRTRFPEADEIVVEWPHTYLERTGTDGRTVLCVLTHDAKFDVPLLKVALRLPVAYVGAMGSRRTHLDRARRLREVGLTERELTHLRSPIGLDLGARTPEETALSIAAEIVAARRGGTGTTLTGGHTPIHHEPTPRQRIDSVA from the coding sequence ATGCTGGACCTCGCCGAGGAGTTGAACCGTTGGGCCCGGCAGGGGCGTGACTTCGCCGTCGCCACCGTCGTCGCCGTCGGCGGCAGCGCGCCCCGGCAGCCCGGCGCCGCGCTCGCGGTGGACGCCGACGGCACCGCGATCGGGTCGGTCTCCGGGGGCTGTGTGGAGGGCGCGGTGTACGAACTGTGCCGACAGGCGCTGAAGGACGGCGACACCGTCCTCGAACGGTTCGGATACAGCGACGAGGACGCCTTCGCCATCGGCCTGACCTGCGGCGGCGTCATCGACATCCTGGTGGTGCCGGTCCGGGCGGACGACCCCGCCCGGCCGGTGCTCACGGTCGCGCTGGCCACCGCCGCCCGGGGGGAGGCGGCGGCGCTGGCACGGATCGTGGAGGGCCCGGCCGGCCTCCCCGGCCGCGCCCTGCTCGTCCGGCCCGACGGCTCGTACGACGGCGGTTACGGCGCCCACCCCGAGCTGGACCGCACCGTCGCCGCCGAGGCCCGCGCCCTGCTGGACGCGGGCCGCACCGGGACCCTGGAGATCGGCGCCCAGGGCTCGCGCTGCGGGGCACCGGTCACCGTCCTGGTGGAGTCCTCCGTGCCCCCGCCCCGCATGATCGTCTTCGGCGCGATCGACTTCGCCTCCGCCCTGGTCCGCGTCGGCAAGTTCCTCGGCTACCACGTCACCGTGTGCGACGCCCGCCCGGTCTTCGCCACCCGGACCCGCTTCCCGGAGGCGGACGAGATCGTGGTCGAGTGGCCGCACACCTACCTGGAACGCACCGGGACCGACGGCCGTACCGTCCTGTGCGTCCTCACCCACGACGCCAAGTTCGACGTCCCGCTCCTGAAGGTGGCGCTGCGCCTGCCGGTCGCCTACGTCGGCGCGATGGGCTCCCGCCGCACCCACCTGGACCGCGCCCGCCGCCTGCGCGAAGTCGGCCTCACCGAGCGGGAGTTGACCCACCTGCGCTCCCCGATCGGCCTCGACCTCGGCGCCCGTACGCCGGAGGAGACGGCCCTGTCGATCGCCGCGGAGATCGTCGCCGCCCGCCGCGGCGGCACCGGCACCACCCTGACCGGCGGCCACACCCCGATCCACCACGAGCCGACGCCCCGCCAACGGATCGACTCGGTGGCCTGA